A section of the Hyalangium minutum genome encodes:
- a CDS encoding glycoside hydrolase family 19 protein, whose amino-acid sequence MLRCISLLGVIGLGGCGANEMETLEPLSQLESAAIVSSLSEGDYVIRSAMTGKCVDVASSSTADGAKVQQWDCNGTNAQKFHISPTSDGFWKIINVNSGKGLDIKEVSTAQNAEVHQWSYLGGANQQFQFIARGNNQFSFHPRHTGMAIDLYWGSSNNGTIYVQYPYSGGPNQLFTLDKVSGGTTPPPTGTGLAAILSEATFNSMFPGRNGFYSYSALVAAASTFPAFATTGDTDTRKREVAAFLANVAHETGGLVYTEEINKSDMCDPSWGPPGCYCAAGKRYYGRGPIQLSWNGNYCAAGNALGLNLRDDPDLVARDANVAWRTGLWFWMTQTGAGSMTGHDAMVNNRGFGETIRTINGALECGGKNPGQVQSRVNNYLNFTGKLGVSAGANTGC is encoded by the coding sequence ATGCTGCGCTGTATATCGTTGTTGGGTGTGATTGGACTGGGCGGATGTGGCGCCAACGAGATGGAGACCTTGGAGCCACTCTCCCAGTTGGAGAGCGCCGCCATCGTGTCCAGCCTCTCCGAGGGCGACTATGTCATCCGCTCCGCCATGACGGGCAAGTGCGTTGACGTCGCCTCCTCCAGCACCGCCGATGGCGCCAAGGTCCAGCAGTGGGATTGCAATGGCACCAATGCCCAGAAGTTCCACATCTCCCCCACCTCCGATGGCTTCTGGAAGATCATCAACGTCAACAGTGGCAAGGGGCTCGACATCAAGGAGGTGAGCACCGCCCAGAACGCCGAGGTCCACCAGTGGTCGTACTTGGGCGGCGCCAACCAGCAATTCCAGTTCATCGCCCGCGGTAACAACCAGTTCAGCTTCCACCCGCGCCACACGGGCATGGCCATCGACCTGTACTGGGGCTCGTCCAACAACGGCACCATCTACGTGCAGTACCCGTACTCGGGCGGCCCCAACCAGCTCTTCACCCTGGACAAGGTGAGCGGTGGCACCACGCCCCCTCCCACGGGCACGGGCCTGGCCGCCATCCTGAGCGAGGCCACCTTCAACTCCATGTTCCCCGGCCGCAACGGCTTCTACAGCTACTCGGCGCTGGTGGCCGCGGCCAGCACCTTCCCCGCCTTCGCCACCACGGGCGACACGGACACGCGCAAGCGCGAGGTTGCCGCCTTCCTGGCCAACGTGGCGCACGAGACAGGCGGGCTCGTGTACACCGAGGAGATCAACAAGAGCGACATGTGCGACCCGAGCTGGGGCCCCCCGGGCTGCTACTGCGCGGCGGGCAAGCGGTACTACGGCCGTGGCCCCATCCAGCTGTCGTGGAACGGCAACTACTGCGCGGCGGGCAACGCGCTGGGCCTCAACCTCAGGGATGACCCGGACCTCGTGGCGCGCGATGCGAACGTCGCCTGGCGCACGGGCCTGTGGTTCTGGATGACGCAGACGGGCGCGGGCTCCATGACGGGGCACGACGCCATGGTGAACAACCGGGGCTTTGGCGAGACCATCCGCACCATCAACGGTGCGCTGGAGTGCGGCGGCAAGAACCCCGGCCAGGTCCAGAGCCGCGTGAACAACTACCTCAACTTCACGGGCAAGCTCGGCGTGAGCGCCGGCGCCAACACCGGCTGCTGA